The following proteins are encoded in a genomic region of Prochlorothrix hollandica PCC 9006 = CALU 1027:
- a CDS encoding M23 family metallopeptidase: MVLASLSLGEPCWGKPWHWLKPLRHYLRHRPDLRRQSSHSLTSAAQVLALTATILGSGSPGAWALDVQITPTHPQLGDTLSVVVHTADDPAPQLRLNQQVYPLFPLGGDRFRALIPTTPQTQPGPQRLDVSAAGEVRQISWNLKDRSFPIQRIWLPPGKDDLGSDLEFDRVDAFKTLVSPKRLWQGAFLRPTSGEVTSIYGIRRYYNGEFAEDYFHRGVDYGAGTGTPVVAPADGIVALVGYEANGFELHGNTVGLDHGQGVLSIMIHLNSIQVWTGQFVKAGEVIGTVGSTGAATGPHLHWGLYVQGQAVDPVPWREGVFE; this comes from the coding sequence ATGGTATTGGCATCTCTATCCTTGGGTGAACCCTGCTGGGGCAAACCCTGGCACTGGTTAAAACCCCTACGGCATTACCTACGCCACCGCCCGGATCTGCGGCGGCAATCCAGTCATTCCCTGACCAGCGCCGCCCAGGTTTTAGCCCTAACGGCGACGATCCTGGGTTCAGGATCCCCAGGGGCTTGGGCGTTGGATGTCCAAATTACCCCCACCCATCCCCAACTGGGGGATACCCTCTCGGTGGTGGTACACACGGCTGATGATCCAGCGCCCCAACTGCGGTTAAACCAACAGGTATATCCCCTCTTCCCCCTGGGGGGAGATCGCTTCCGTGCCCTCATTCCCACCACGCCCCAGACTCAACCCGGTCCCCAACGGCTGGATGTGTCCGCTGCCGGGGAGGTGCGCCAGATTTCCTGGAATCTGAAGGATCGCAGCTTTCCCATTCAACGAATTTGGCTCCCCCCCGGTAAAGATGATCTAGGTTCAGACCTGGAGTTCGATCGAGTGGATGCGTTTAAAACCCTGGTTAGCCCCAAACGACTGTGGCAAGGGGCATTCCTGCGCCCCACTAGCGGTGAGGTCACCTCTATCTACGGTATTCGGCGCTATTATAATGGCGAGTTTGCCGAAGATTATTTCCATAGGGGCGTAGATTATGGCGCAGGGACAGGCACTCCCGTAGTGGCTCCGGCGGACGGTATTGTGGCCCTGGTGGGCTATGAAGCCAACGGCTTTGAACTCCATGGCAACACCGTCGGTCTCGATCACGGCCAAGGGGTCTTGAGTATTATGATCCACCTCAATTCGATCCAAGTCTGGACCGGGCAATTTGTCAAAGCCGGAGAGGTGATCGGTACCGTGGGTTCCACTGGAGCCGCCACGGGTCCCCATCTCCACTGGGGATTATATGTTCAGGGACAGGCAGTTGATCCGGTTCCCTGGCGAGAGGGTGTGTTTGAGTAA
- the dapF gene encoding diaminopimelate epimerase, with product MTLAFTKYHGLGNDFILLDNRHTPEPCLSPEQAVQWCDRNFGIGADGVIFALPGQGGSDYTMRIFNSDGSEPEMCGNGIRCLARFLADLEGVTEVTYRIQTLAGLIVPQVLADGQVTVDMGLPIVAAGQVPTSLGDPASPVLDLALEVAGQSWAVTCVSMGNPHCITFVESVAAVPLAELGPHFEHHPVFPQRTNTEFVEVVSRDYLKMRVWERGAGITLACGTGACASLVAAVLTDRADRRATLELPGGNLAIEWLEDTQHILMTGPASRVFAGTWVG from the coding sequence ATGACCCTCGCATTCACAAAATATCACGGCCTTGGCAACGACTTTATTCTGTTGGACAATCGCCACACGCCAGAACCTTGCCTTAGCCCAGAGCAGGCAGTGCAGTGGTGCGATCGCAACTTCGGCATAGGAGCCGATGGGGTTATTTTTGCCCTACCCGGTCAAGGGGGCAGTGACTACACCATGCGTATTTTTAATTCCGATGGTTCAGAGCCGGAAATGTGTGGCAATGGTATTCGCTGTTTGGCTCGGTTTCTGGCGGATCTGGAGGGAGTTACCGAGGTGACCTACCGCATTCAGACCCTGGCGGGGTTGATTGTGCCCCAGGTGCTGGCCGATGGCCAGGTGACCGTGGACATGGGGCTGCCCATTGTGGCGGCGGGTCAGGTGCCCACCAGCCTAGGGGATCCCGCTAGTCCGGTGCTGGATCTGGCCTTGGAGGTGGCGGGGCAGTCGTGGGCGGTGACCTGTGTCAGCATGGGTAATCCCCACTGTATTACCTTTGTGGAGTCGGTGGCGGCGGTGCCCTTGGCGGAGTTGGGTCCCCACTTTGAACATCACCCGGTTTTTCCCCAGCGCACGAATACGGAGTTTGTGGAGGTGGTGAGCCGGGATTACCTCAAGATGCGGGTGTGGGAACGGGGGGCCGGGATCACCTTGGCCTGTGGAACGGGGGCTTGTGCGTCCTTGGTGGCGGCGGTCTTGACCGATCGGGCCGATCGCCGCGCCACCTTGGAACTACCGGGGGGCAATTTGGCCATTGAATGGTTGGAAGACACCCAGCATATTTTGATGACTGGACCGGCCAGCCGGGTTTTTGCAGGCACCTGGGTGGGCTAA
- a CDS encoding DUF3226 domain-containing protein has product MYRSIQFTPRSSESHLKDKLSDIGDLNSLSAFAIVADADKQKPAEVAKKYHDELREYFPDFPFEISETGSVTETTPKLGIYILPNNSDQGVLDTLLCACGEVAYPVYMERAKSYISQFSEEEAKQIGWKPFDKEKATVATIASILKPGKTNTASISDNNWISTQTEQQILSLQNLTIFLRELLSIQIR; this is encoded by the coding sequence ATGTATCGCTCTATACAGTTTACACCAAGATCATCGGAGAGCCACTTAAAGGACAAATTATCCGATATTGGTGATTTGAACTCTTTGTCAGCTTTTGCCATTGTAGCTGATGCTGATAAACAAAAACCTGCTGAAGTCGCAAAGAAATATCATGACGAATTAAGGGAGTATTTTCCTGACTTTCCGTTTGAAATTAGTGAAACTGGTTCTGTAACGGAAACTACGCCAAAGTTGGGAATCTATATATTGCCCAACAACTCTGACCAAGGCGTACTAGACACATTGCTCTGTGCGTGTGGAGAAGTAGCTTATCCTGTATACATGGAAAGGGCTAAATCCTACATTTCTCAATTTTCTGAAGAAGAAGCTAAGCAAATTGGATGGAAGCCTTTTGACAAAGAAAAGGCGACGGTTGCAACAATTGCAAGCATTCTTAAACCGGGTAAGACAAACACAGCAAGTATTTCAGACAATAACTGGATTAGCACTCAGACTGAGCAACAGATTTTGAGTCTCCAAAATCTGACGATCTTTTTGAGAGAACTGTTATCAATACAAATTAGGTAG
- a CDS encoding phosphate-starvation-inducible PsiE family protein: MSSHRKLYTLFRKLNSDQSFLHLMEGFETIVAKLLSLGMVVVISISIWDLAIILSQTFLADASLLLSQKTVVTITTAKEFFTKTLIEILGVFLSILIALEVLENITAYLRRHVIQLELVIATSLTAVARKIIILDLDKVTGIDLIGLAVAIFALSISYLIVRQSHHDS, translated from the coding sequence ATGTCTTCACATCGGAAGCTTTATACATTATTCCGGAAGCTGAACAGCGATCAGTCTTTCTTGCATTTGATGGAAGGGTTTGAAACCATTGTCGCCAAGCTGCTATCCCTAGGCATGGTGGTGGTGATTAGTATTTCCATCTGGGATTTAGCCATTATTCTATCCCAAACCTTCCTAGCCGATGCCAGCCTACTCCTGTCTCAAAAAACGGTGGTGACTATTACCACCGCCAAAGAATTTTTTACCAAGACCCTGATCGAGATTTTAGGAGTTTTCCTCAGCATCCTCATTGCCCTGGAAGTCTTGGAAAATATCACGGCTTATTTACGGCGACATGTGATCCAACTGGAGTTGGTGATTGCCACCTCCCTCACAGCGGTGGCCCGGAAAATTATCATTCTCGACCTCGATAAGGTAACAGGTATTGATTTAATCGGGCTAGCGGTAGCCATTTTCGCCCTCTCCATTAGTTATCTGATTGTCCGTCAAAGTCATCATGATTCCTGA
- a CDS encoding AAA family ATPase, translated as MNTGSLESIIIHKFRGVRDLELKDLGHINLLVGINNSGKTSVLEALSIYCHPLDIKVWLSTARQREQEYRMSRTPSLDALQWLFAHDPLLDREKLKTGTISISGSGSFPVKQMKATYEEIEGMFVSEKRRRLVAGDDQLAESEDEQIGESEDLLEVRKGLDLKVELYTEQLNLFDGEEANIIEDYQLWEHEFFFRASGKKEPSLLTSVVTPASHRSDIGQFRLLSEARFHNFKSDVLDLLRQMDHNISDIEILLSPESVSSRFNIYIQHERLGLAPVSTFGDGVRRLLHIALKLASVRGGIFLIDELESTIHTEALQNSFSWLVKWCKEMDVQLFATTHSLEAVDALLDVTEYESDLVLYRLEPKEMQTRVVRHDWDRLKRLREELGQEVRW; from the coding sequence ATGAACACAGGAAGCCTGGAAAGCATAATCATTCACAAGTTTAGAGGGGTTCGAGATCTAGAGTTAAAAGATCTTGGACATATTAACCTGCTCGTTGGAATCAACAATTCAGGTAAAACAAGTGTTCTTGAAGCTTTATCTATCTATTGCCATCCATTAGACATAAAGGTATGGCTGAGTACTGCAAGACAACGGGAGCAGGAGTATAGGATGTCTCGTACCCCCTCTCTTGATGCACTTCAATGGCTATTTGCACATGATCCCCTATTAGACCGAGAAAAACTTAAGACGGGTACCATTTCTATTTCTGGCAGTGGGTCATTTCCAGTCAAGCAGATGAAAGCGACTTATGAAGAAATAGAGGGTATGTTTGTCTCTGAAAAGCGGAGAAGGCTAGTTGCTGGAGATGATCAGCTTGCTGAATCTGAGGATGAGCAGATAGGTGAAAGTGAGGATCTCCTTGAAGTTAGAAAAGGGCTTGACTTAAAAGTTGAGCTATACACTGAACAGTTGAATTTATTTGATGGCGAAGAAGCTAATATTATTGAAGACTACCAGCTTTGGGAGCATGAGTTTTTTTTCAGAGCATCTGGAAAAAAAGAACCTAGCCTACTTACTTCAGTCGTCACGCCTGCATCTCATCGTTCAGACATTGGGCAGTTTCGGCTACTATCAGAAGCTCGATTTCACAACTTTAAATCTGATGTATTAGATTTGTTGCGTCAGATGGATCATAATATTTCTGACATAGAAATTCTTCTGTCTCCAGAGTCCGTATCTTCTCGATTTAATATTTACATTCAACATGAAAGGCTAGGACTTGCACCTGTCAGCACATTCGGTGATGGAGTGCGCCGTCTACTGCATATAGCTCTTAAGCTTGCAAGTGTCAGGGGGGGGATTTTTTTAATAGATGAACTTGAATCCACAATCCACACCGAAGCATTGCAAAATTCGTTCAGTTGGCTTGTTAAATGGTGTAAAGAAATGGATGTGCAGCTCTTCGCAACAACACATAGTCTTGAAGCTGTTGATGCCTTGTTAGATGTAACTGAGTATGAATCAGATTTAGTTCTTTATCGCCTTGAGCCAAAAGAGATGCAAACACGAGTGGTGAGGCATGACTGGGATAGACTGAAACGGTTGCGTGAGGAACTAGGACAGGAGGTTCGTTGGTGA
- a CDS encoding RNA polymerase sigma factor SigF: protein MKQQSLELLHQYQQTPSAALRNRLVTLNFGLVRREAHRSLGQCSESYEDLLQVGSLGLIRAIERFDLSKGHAFSSFAVPYIRGEIQHYLRDKSTTIRIPRRWLELQRQSAAFIRTWQGEHGTLPKDDQVATALNISPEEWGQVKLSCQNRALVSLDAPVGTEFADDAVSLGDILPDQHYRSFQLAEEDRLRLHHALSSLENRTRHVLEFVFLQDLTQRETAEKLGISTVTVSRQIKKGLQSLHALLDSSDNN from the coding sequence TTGAAACAGCAAAGCCTAGAACTCTTACACCAATATCAACAAACGCCATCTGCTGCCCTCAGAAATCGTCTGGTTACCCTGAATTTTGGTCTTGTGCGGCGGGAAGCCCACCGTAGCCTGGGCCAATGCAGTGAAAGCTATGAAGACTTGCTGCAAGTGGGCAGTCTTGGGCTGATTCGGGCGATCGAACGGTTTGATCTGTCCAAGGGCCATGCCTTTAGTTCCTTTGCCGTCCCCTACATACGCGGCGAGATTCAACACTATCTTCGGGACAAAAGCACCACCATCCGTATTCCCCGGCGCTGGCTAGAGCTACAACGCCAATCTGCCGCCTTTATCCGCACCTGGCAAGGGGAACATGGCACCTTACCCAAGGATGATCAGGTGGCCACCGCTTTAAATATTTCCCCCGAAGAATGGGGTCAGGTCAAACTCTCGTGCCAGAACCGGGCCTTGGTGAGTTTGGATGCCCCCGTTGGCACTGAGTTTGCCGATGATGCCGTGTCCCTGGGGGACATTCTGCCCGATCAGCATTACCGCAGTTTCCAACTGGCAGAGGAAGATCGGCTGCGCCTCCACCACGCCCTCTCTTCCCTGGAAAACCGGACTCGCCATGTGCTGGAGTTCGTCTTCCTGCAAGATTTAACCCAGCGGGAAACGGCTGAGAAGTTGGGCATCAGTACCGTCACCGTATCCCGCCAAATCAAGAAGGGACTGCAATCCTTGCACGCCCTCTTGGACTCATCTGACAATAACTGA
- a CDS encoding ISL3 family transposase — GFPKVVEEVLPNAKIVIDRFHVMKPVNMELNKIRTQVGATDKGFKFILFKNREDLTEKEEVKLTEILALSERLDLAYQLKEEFRGIYETSTTIEEGKERFTQWLLKARSVYGKVIKTIRNHLEGICNYFISRTTSGTMEGINNRIKLIKRQAYGFLNFENFRSRTLAAFSH, encoded by the coding sequence GTGGTTTCCCAAAAGTTGTGGAAGAAGTCCTTCCTAATGCCAAAATTGTCATTGACCGATTTCATGTAATGAAACCTGTAAATATGGAATTAAATAAGATTCGTACACAGGTGGGAGCAACAGATAAAGGATTCAAGTTTATTCTCTTCAAGAATCGAGAAGACTTGACAGAGAAAGAAGAAGTGAAACTGACGGAAATTTTAGCTCTTTCAGAGCGTTTAGATCTGGCATATCAATTAAAAGAAGAGTTTAGGGGCATATACGAAACTAGTACAACGATTGAAGAGGGTAAAGAGAGGTTCACACAATGGCTTCTGAAAGCCCGGTCTGTATATGGTAAAGTTATAAAAACCATTCGTAATCACCTCGAAGGAATTTGTAACTACTTTATTAGTAGAACGACAAGCGGTACTATGGAAGGTATTAACAATCGAATTAAGTTAATTAAAAGGCAGGCTTACGGCTTTTTGAATTTTGAAAACTTCCGCTCCAGAACTCTAGCTGCCTTCTCTCATTAG
- a CDS encoding transposase family protein — translation MAFHLDNLLNIPGVTVETCAYQNNEVYLTLRLLTEESSCPHCGTQTADIHQNRPILMRDLPVFGQPVYLRTPRRQFYLTD, via the coding sequence ATGGCTTTTCATCTAGATAATCTTCTAAATATACCAGGAGTTACGGTTGAGACTTGTGCTTATCAAAATAATGAAGTTTATCTAACATTGCGGCTATTGACTGAAGAGAGTAGCTGTCCTCACTGCGGCACACAGACTGCCGATATTCATCAAAACCGCCCCATCTTAATGCGAGATTTACCAGTCTTTGGTCAACCAGTTTATCTCAGGACTCCTCGTCGTCAGTTCTACCTGACTGACTGA
- a CDS encoding transposase, which translates to MRTQTRLYDQVYRYLTHGSEFVDKRHCQVLSWMVTALLSCLNLNQSRWEPYVESRAEQAQSYQRRWHRFLCNGRVQVEKIYVPLVQAVLCTWHSKRIYVALDTTVLWNRYCMVHLSVVCPGRAIPLLWMGLEHSSASVAFEKYQPLLERAVKVLSSFEEVVLLADRGFANQELVRWLQDSPWHWGIRVPSDTTVYGVHKRGFGRKVQQLYPPKGQVKLYHQVRIWTDAQLQCNLALSRSG; encoded by the coding sequence ATGAGAACCCAGACGAGACTGTATGACCAAGTATATCGATATCTCACCCACGGCAGTGAATTTGTGGATAAGCGCCACTGCCAAGTGCTCAGTTGGATGGTGACGGCGTTGCTGTCGTGCCTGAACCTGAACCAAAGTCGTTGGGAACCGTATGTGGAGAGTCGTGCTGAGCAAGCCCAGAGCTACCAAAGACGGTGGCACCGCTTTCTGTGCAATGGTCGTGTGCAAGTGGAAAAGATTTACGTGCCCCTGGTGCAAGCAGTGCTGTGTACTTGGCACTCGAAGCGGATATATGTAGCGTTGGATACGACAGTGTTATGGAACCGTTATTGTATGGTGCATCTGTCAGTGGTGTGCCCGGGTCGAGCGATCCCCTTGTTGTGGATGGGATTAGAGCATTCGAGCGCCTCGGTCGCGTTTGAGAAGTACCAACCCCTCTTAGAGCGAGCCGTGAAAGTGTTGTCGTCGTTTGAGGAAGTAGTGCTGTTAGCAGATCGGGGCTTTGCGAATCAGGAACTGGTGCGTTGGCTTCAGGATAGCCCCTGGCATTGGGGGATTCGAGTGCCCAGTGACACGACGGTTTATGGGGTTCACAAGCGAGGGTTTGGTCGTAAGGTGCAGCAGTTGTATCCCCCAAAGGGACAGGTGAAGCTCTATCATCAGGTGCGGATTTGGACCGATGCTCAACTTCAGTGCAATCTCGCGTTAAGTAGGTCAGGATAA
- a CDS encoding CobW family GTP-binding protein, whose translation MTATISSSQALAMETPKVGLPVTIITGFLGSGKTTLLNHILTNQEGVKTAVLVNEFGEIGIDNELIVATGEDMVELSNGCICCTINSDLLDAVYRVLEREDKVDYLVVETTGLADPLPVALTFLGTELRDLTRLDSIVTVVDSENYSVDLFNSQAAYNQILYGDILLLNKTDLVAEADLDLLEVKLRDIKEDARILRTNHSQVPLPLILSVGLFETDKYFGNDAPKTEGHDHTGHDHAGHDHAGHDHAGHDHAGHNHAGHDHAGHDHENHDRTDTDNHADCDHDHGHCVHEGHGDHDHDHGDHHDHGHGHHHDHSHHSDHLAIDGFTSISFQSDRPFAIRKFQSFLDNDLPATVFRAKGILWFDESELRHIFHLSGKRFTLDDSEWTSPDRKNQLVLIGQDLDAAGLRKKLESCLCLSSVKTRGKGFGS comes from the coding sequence ATGACTGCAACTATTTCTTCTTCCCAAGCCTTAGCCATGGAAACTCCCAAAGTGGGTCTACCCGTCACCATCATCACCGGCTTTCTGGGCAGCGGCAAGACCACCCTCCTCAACCACATCCTCACCAACCAAGAGGGGGTCAAAACGGCTGTATTGGTCAATGAATTTGGCGAAATTGGCATTGACAATGAGCTAATTGTGGCCACCGGGGAAGACATGGTGGAGCTGAGCAATGGTTGTATCTGCTGCACCATTAATAGTGATCTATTGGATGCTGTTTATCGGGTCTTGGAACGGGAGGACAAGGTGGATTATCTCGTGGTGGAAACCACGGGCTTAGCCGATCCCCTGCCCGTTGCCTTAACATTTTTGGGCACTGAACTGCGGGATCTAACCCGCCTCGATTCCATTGTGACCGTGGTGGACTCGGAAAATTACAGTGTTGATTTATTCAATAGCCAAGCTGCCTATAATCAAATTTTATATGGGGATATTTTGCTCCTCAACAAAACGGATTTGGTGGCTGAAGCGGACTTAGATTTATTGGAAGTTAAGCTGCGGGACATTAAGGAAGATGCCCGAATTTTACGCACCAACCATTCTCAAGTTCCCCTACCCTTAATCTTGAGTGTGGGACTATTTGAGACGGATAAGTATTTTGGGAACGATGCCCCTAAAACCGAAGGTCATGATCACACCGGTCATGATCACGCCGGTCACGATCACGCTGGTCACGATCACGCTGGTCACGATCACGCCGGTCACAATCACGCCGGTCATGATCACGCCGGTCATGATCACGAGAACCACGATCGCACCGACACCGACAACCATGCAGACTGCGATCACGACCATGGCCACTGTGTTCACGAGGGCCATGGGGACCACGACCACGATCATGGCGACCACCACGACCACGGCCACGGCCACCACCACGATCACAGCCACCACTCCGATCACCTAGCCATTGATGGCTTCACCTCCATTTCCTTCCAGAGCGATCGCCCCTTTGCCATTCGCAAATTCCAAAGTTTCCTCGACAACGACCTGCCCGCCACCGTGTTCCGCGCTAAGGGGATCCTGTGGTTCGATGAAAGCGAGCTGCGCCACATTTTCCACCTCAGCGGCAAACGGTTCACCCTGGATGACAGTGAATGGACCAGCCCCGATCGCAAAAACCAACTGGTGCTCATTGGCCAGGATTTGGATGCCGCTGGTTTACGGAAAAAGCTGGAGTCTTGTCTCTGCTTGTCCTCCGTCAAAACGCGGGGCAAAGGGTTTGGGTCTTAA
- a CDS encoding energy transducer TonB, producing MTSQSFVFSSGPTFWKQPAFIATLVSVGIHGVIFTQLNLKPAPIEESEELRSIEVVELSPSDLQRLPAFAQPTSPLGGQSSAFPGFPDPTALPMPDMSLDLGALAALGATAPQGNPRSQSAPLVPQFNFSDWLPPAPSTLPPPPPLPNVPLPNIRLDQPTFLPQLPAPPAAAPSSEPTPRASATPPTNLTPNTTPPVAPSPQGGVSGSAQDLLPPDSPGDDSASAATPAPTPAPDPYADLRDRYSRYSTGATDPGAASGQLASWLEAKRLETGNPELAWTGGPQALSLGFPDALCPSDAGSAWVLVLVDGGGTALEVNVVMETGYATLDEAARLYIRRMAHPQPATGTEAVYQYSLTFTDQGGCEVFTDE from the coding sequence ATGACATCCCAATCCTTCGTCTTCTCATCTGGGCCAACCTTCTGGAAACAGCCCGCCTTCATTGCCACCCTGGTGTCGGTGGGCATCCATGGTGTGATCTTTACCCAACTGAACCTGAAGCCTGCCCCCATAGAGGAGAGTGAGGAACTGCGAAGCATTGAGGTGGTGGAGCTATCCCCCAGTGATCTACAACGGCTGCCAGCCTTTGCCCAACCCACGTCCCCGTTAGGGGGGCAAAGTTCCGCCTTTCCTGGGTTCCCCGATCCCACAGCCCTGCCCATGCCGGATATGTCCCTGGACTTAGGTGCCTTAGCTGCCTTGGGAGCCACTGCCCCCCAGGGCAATCCTAGATCCCAGTCAGCGCCCCTAGTGCCCCAATTCAATTTCTCGGATTGGTTGCCTCCGGCCCCCAGCACTTTGCCGCCACCGCCGCCCCTTCCCAATGTACCTTTACCGAATATTCGCTTAGATCAACCCACCTTCTTGCCCCAACTGCCGGCTCCTCCCGCTGCCGCCCCGTCTTCGGAGCCAACCCCCCGTGCTTCTGCCACTCCTCCCACCAATCTCACCCCCAATACCACCCCCCCCGTTGCCCCTAGCCCCCAGGGTGGCGTATCCGGTAGTGCCCAGGATCTTTTACCCCCTGATTCTCCAGGCGATGATTCCGCTTCTGCTGCCACCCCCGCCCCCACCCCAGCCCCGGATCCCTATGCAGATTTGCGGGATCGCTACAGCCGCTATTCCACTGGCGCTACCGATCCGGGGGCAGCTTCTGGTCAGTTAGCCAGTTGGCTAGAAGCCAAACGGTTAGAAACAGGTAACCCGGAGCTAGCCTGGACTGGAGGACCACAGGCATTAAGCCTAGGGTTTCCTGATGCCCTCTGTCCCAGCGATGCGGGCAGTGCTTGGGTGCTGGTTCTGGTGGATGGGGGGGGCACAGCCTTGGAAGTCAATGTGGTCATGGAAACGGGTTATGCCACTTTAGATGAGGCGGCGCGGCTCTATATCCGTCGCATGGCCCATCCCCAACCGGCCACCGGTACCGAAGCGGTTTATCAATATTCGCTTACCTTTACGGATCAGGGGGGTTGTGAGGTCTTTACCGACGAGTAA
- a CDS encoding Hfq-related RNA-binding protein has protein sequence MSAPAKIPDPLDTSLPSTRNLQGFIRDKKTIEVKLTTGDVMKGTILWLDPTCICLNDGSDQTLLVWRQAITYLRTLGT, from the coding sequence ATGTCAGCACCGGCTAAAATTCCAGATCCCTTGGATACCAGCCTACCGAGCACTCGGAATCTCCAAGGGTTTATCCGCGACAAAAAAACCATTGAAGTGAAACTGACCACGGGAGATGTCATGAAAGGCACTATCCTTTGGCTGGATCCCACCTGTATTTGCCTCAATGATGGCTCAGATCAGACTCTCTTAGTCTGGCGACAGGCCATCACCTATCTGCGAACCTTAGGGACCTAA
- a CDS encoding late competence development ComFB family protein: MSSIEKIVDQALRDGYLTPAMEAEVGRICDTASELSIEEYMALDLLMGALLTGEIVAVPRKQFINVMEELVLTEAISKVAEIEAKGERSLDLGDIAAYALNRLPPLYATTEEGARYQRNRAKEDLYALISQQVHNAVMCYMDRPEFYPERQVLGKVATEVLSQVSTLLQDYAQDFEQHK, translated from the coding sequence ATGAGTAGTATTGAAAAGATTGTTGATCAGGCGTTGCGGGATGGTTATTTAACCCCAGCCATGGAAGCTGAAGTGGGGCGCATCTGTGATACCGCGTCGGAGCTGTCCATTGAAGAATATATGGCCCTCGATCTCCTCATGGGAGCGCTACTCACCGGCGAAATCGTGGCAGTACCCCGCAAACAGTTCATCAACGTGATGGAAGAGTTGGTGCTGACAGAAGCCATTTCTAAGGTGGCCGAAATTGAAGCCAAAGGTGAACGTAGCCTCGATTTAGGGGACATTGCTGCCTATGCCCTCAACCGTCTGCCCCCCCTCTATGCCACCACGGAAGAGGGGGCACGGTATCAACGCAATCGGGCCAAAGAAGATCTTTATGCCCTCATCAGCCAACAGGTTCATAATGCGGTGATGTGTTACATGGACCGCCCTGAGTTTTACCCTGAGCGTCAAGTGTTGGGTAAGGTGGCCACCGAAGTATTGAGTCAGGTCAGTACCCTGCTCCAGGACTATGCCCAGGACTTTGAGCAACACAAATAA
- a CDS encoding 3'(2'),5'-bisphosphate nucleotidase CysQ family protein, which produces MPPLSDILTLTLATAWGATDLLRAYYRGYSATGDVLELGVQTQSDGPVTAADLAVNHYILQHLQTHLPAAAFGYLTEESYKEQPHNQRFPQPWVWIIDPLDGTRDFIDRTGEYAIHIALVQNHRPVLAVLAVPEEDRVYYALRGHGAFVVDRQGNSQPVRVSSRSQVQTMALVVGRRIWGDRFKQLLAQFPVQRQVRASSIGYRIVKLLRHEADVYLSLSGRSAPKDWDMAAPDLILTEAGGKLTHADGSPLQYNRGDISQWGCLVGSNGTNHSYLCCAAADILTQV; this is translated from the coding sequence ATTCCCCCCCTGTCCGATATTTTGACCTTAACCCTCGCCACTGCCTGGGGGGCCACAGATCTATTGCGAGCCTATTACCGGGGCTATAGCGCCACAGGGGATGTCTTGGAGTTGGGGGTACAGACCCAGAGTGATGGACCCGTCACCGCCGCCGACTTGGCCGTGAACCACTACATTCTCCAACATCTCCAGACCCATCTCCCCGCCGCTGCCTTTGGCTACCTGACGGAAGAGTCCTATAAAGAGCAGCCCCACAACCAACGCTTTCCCCAGCCCTGGGTTTGGATTATTGACCCCCTGGATGGAACCCGGGACTTTATCGATCGCACGGGGGAATATGCCATCCACATTGCCCTCGTCCAAAACCATCGCCCCGTGTTAGCGGTATTGGCAGTTCCAGAAGAGGATCGGGTGTATTATGCCCTGCGAGGTCATGGTGCCTTCGTGGTCGATCGCCAGGGCAACAGTCAGCCGGTGCGGGTTTCCAGCCGGAGCCAGGTGCAGACCATGGCCCTAGTGGTGGGGCGGCGGATTTGGGGCGATCGCTTCAAACAGCTCTTGGCCCAGTTTCCCGTGCAGCGCCAAGTCCGGGCCAGCAGCATTGGCTATCGCATTGTCAAACTCCTGCGCCATGAAGCCGATGTCTATCTGTCCCTCTCCGGGCGATCGGCCCCCAAAGACTGGGACATGGCCGCCCCTGACTTAATTTTGACGGAAGCGGGAGGCAAGCTCACCCACGCCGACGGCTCCCCCTTGCAATACAACCGGGGAGACATCAGCCAATGGGGCTGTTTGGTGGGCAGCAATGGCACAAACCACAGCTACCTCTGTTGTGCCGCAGCGGATATCCTGACCCAGGTCTAG